GGTTGTCGAACAGATCGAAGATCTGGTCCAGAACCCAGTCAGGACGCGCGCCCGGACGGTCAACCTTGTTGATGACCACGATTGGACGCAGGCCGGCTTCGAAAGCCTTCTTGGTCACAAAACGGGTTTGCGGCATAGGACCGTCTTGAGCGTCGACCAGCAGCAGCACGGAGTCAACCATGGACATAACGCGCTCAACTTCGCCGCCGAAGTCGGCGTGGCCCGGGGTGTCCACGATGTTGATGTGGTAGCCGTTCCAGTTGATGGCGGTGTTTTTCGCCAGAATGGTAATACCGCGCTCTTTTTCCTGGTCGTTGGAGTCCATCACGCGCTCGTCGTTGAGCTCGTTGCGCTCCAGAGTGCCGGATTGACGCAGGAGTTTGTCTACCAGGGTGGTTTTACCATGGTCAACGTGGGCAATGATGGCGATGTTGCGTAGATTTTCGATCACTTGTGTATCTCGATCAGAGGATTCGGTTTGCTGACAAGTCTTGGCAGCGATTAGCAGTAGTGTCCGGCATGGCCGTTACAGCTTGACGGCGGTGTCGGGGGGCCGGTGACGCAGGCCACAGGCAAACAGCCCCGGGCACTTAGCTCGGTCGATAAACGCGCACATTGGCATGCCCCTCACTGAGCAAATGGTGAGCATGCAGGCGACTCATCACGCCTTTGTCGCAATACAGCAGGTACTGGCGAGTCGGATCCAGCTCCTTGAAACGAGCGTTCACTGCGTAGAACGGCATCGTCTGTACTTCTATGCCCTCGAGCTCCAGCGGCTCATCTTCGGCGGCATCCGGGTGACGGATGTCGATGACGATCTGGCCGGCCAGTGCTTCGCTGACTTCTTCGATTTGCAAATCCTGGCCCAATTCGTCGATCACCCGATCGATCGGCACCAGTCTGGCGTTTGCGAGCGCACGCTCAAGCACCGCCATGTCGAATTCTTTCTCTTCGTGCTCAACGCGACCGCGTTTGGCGGCGGTTTTCGGGTTGACCGAAATGACCCCGCAGTACTCCGGCATGTGCCGGGCGAAATCGGCAGTGCCGATCTCGTTGGCCGTGTCGATGATGTCCTGCTTGTGGGCGACGATCAGCGGGCGCAGGACCAGTTTGTCGGTCACGCAGTCGATCACCGACAGGTTCGGCAGCGTCTGGCTCGACACCTGGGAGATCGCCTCACCGGTGACCAGCGCATCAATGTGCAGACGCTCGGCGATGTCCGAGGACGCGCGCAACATCATACGCTTCAATACGACGCCCATATGACTGTTATCGACTTTGCCGAGAATTTCGCCCAACACTTCTTCGAACGGGACACTGACAAATAGCACGCGTTGCGAGCTGCCGTACTTCTTCCAGATGAAATGCGCGACTTCCATCACGCCCAATTCGTGGGCACGACCGCCCAGATTGAAGAAGCAGAAGTGCGCCATCAGACCGCGGCGCATGATTTGGTAGGCGGCAACCGTCGAGTCAAAGCCGCCGGACATCAATACCAGCGTCTGCTCCAGCGCACCGAGCGGGTAGCCGCCGATGCCATTGTGCTGGCTATGAATCACAAACAACCGTTTGTCGCGAACTTCGATGCGGACTTCGATTTCCGGCTGTTTCAAGTCGATTCCGGCGGCACCGCACTCACGGCGCAGCTTGCTGCCGACGTATTTTTCGACGTCCATCGAGCTGAACGCATGCTTGCCCGCACGTTTGCAGCGCACCGAGAAAATCTTCCCGGCCAGTGCATCGCCGTAGTGCTCTTTGCACTTCTCGGTGATGTCGTCGAAGTCACCCAGCGGGTACTCGTCGATCTGCAGAAAGTGCGCGATGCCCGGCATGCAGGTCAGGCGCTCGCCCATCTCTTTCAGGGCCTTGGCGTCGGTAACACGGGTTTCCAGCTCGAGATTGTCCCACACACCGTTCACCACCACGGCCGGGTCCAGGTCGCGGAGCACGGTGCGGATGTTCTTGGCCAGCTGGCGGATGAATTTCGTCCGGACAGGTCGGCTTTTGATGGTGATCTCGGGGAAGACTTTTACGATTAGTTTCATGAAAACAGCGCGCGCAGGGCCAGCCGAAAAAGGGGGGCGCGGATTATAGCGGAAATTGCTCAAGGTTTAACCAGTTAATGTGCAGAAGGTTTTGCATGCACCAAAACGGGTCATTTACGACTTAAAGCGCTACATTAAAGGGCGAGATTTTCACCCTTTATGCGCTTGGCACCTTTATAAGCGTGAATTTGGGGCAAAAAACCCATGCTGGGGCACTGGCATGCAATTTGCTCCCTTGTGAGGCAGGTTGCCTTGGCAGAGTATTCGCGCCGGCATCACCAACATTTAAGGGCATCCACTACCAGCCCTAAGCCACCCGGAGGACACTATGTCGAAGTCGGTTCAACTCATCAAAGATCATGACGTCAAGTGGATTGATCTGCGCTTCACGGACACCAAAGGCACTCAGCACCACGTGACCATGCCGGCTCGCGATGCGCTGGAAGACGACTTCTTCGAAGTTGGCAAGATGTTCG
The sequence above is a segment of the Pseudomonas sp. HS6 genome. Coding sequences within it:
- the thiI gene encoding tRNA uracil 4-sulfurtransferase ThiI produces the protein MKLIVKVFPEITIKSRPVRTKFIRQLAKNIRTVLRDLDPAVVVNGVWDNLELETRVTDAKALKEMGERLTCMPGIAHFLQIDEYPLGDFDDITEKCKEHYGDALAGKIFSVRCKRAGKHAFSSMDVEKYVGSKLRRECGAAGIDLKQPEIEVRIEVRDKRLFVIHSQHNGIGGYPLGALEQTLVLMSGGFDSTVAAYQIMRRGLMAHFCFFNLGGRAHELGVMEVAHFIWKKYGSSQRVLFVSVPFEEVLGEILGKVDNSHMGVVLKRMMLRASSDIAERLHIDALVTGEAISQVSSQTLPNLSVIDCVTDKLVLRPLIVAHKQDIIDTANEIGTADFARHMPEYCGVISVNPKTAAKRGRVEHEEKEFDMAVLERALANARLVPIDRVIDELGQDLQIEEVSEALAGQIVIDIRHPDAAEDEPLELEGIEVQTMPFYAVNARFKELDPTRQYLLYCDKGVMSRLHAHHLLSEGHANVRVYRPS